The Salvelinus namaycush isolate Seneca chromosome 16, SaNama_1.0, whole genome shotgun sequence genome has a segment encoding these proteins:
- the LOC120060624 gene encoding N-alpha-acetyltransferase 10-like isoform X1, translated as MNIRNARPEDLMNMQHCNLLCLPENYQMKYYFYHGLSWPQLSYIAEDENGKIVGYVLAKMEEDPDDVPHGHITSLAVKRSHRRLGLAQKLMDQASRAMIENFNAKYVSLHVRKSNRAALHLYSNTLKFQISEIEPKYYADGEDAYAMKRDLAHMADEVPQLRKPGMKALGQEAPTTTTTPGDQEKEGEGDSGGENKDLSEVSEATESTDVKDSSSDSQ; from the exons ATGAATATTCGCAACGCAAGG CCAGAGGACCTTATGAACATGCAGCACTGCAACCTGCTGTGTCTCCCAGAGAACTACCAGATGAAATACTACTTCTACCACGGACTGTCCTGGCCGCAG CTCTCCTACATCGCAGAGGATGAGAATGGCAAAATAGTGGGATATGTTTTGGCCAAGAT GGAGGAGGATCCAGATGATGTCCCCCATGGTCACATCACATCCCTG GCTGTCAAGCGCTCTCACAGACGTTTGGGACTAGCTCAGAAGCTGATGGACCAAGCCAGTCGAGCTATGATTGAAAACTTCAACGCCAAATATGTCTCACTTCATGTCCGGAAAAG TAACCGAGCGGCCTTGCACCTGTACTCAAACACACTGAAATTCCA GATTAGTGAAATAGAGCCCAAGTACTATGCAGATGGGGAGGATGCCTATGCCATGAAGAGAGACCTAGCCCACATGGCTGATGAg GTCCCACAGTTGAGGAAGCCAGGAATGAAGGCCCTGGGTCAGGAGGCACCTACCACTACGACCACACCTGGTGaccaggagaaagagggagagggggacagcgGAGGAGAGAACAAAGACCTCAGTGAAGTTAGCGAGGCCACAGAGAGCACAGACGTCAAAGATTCATCCTCTGATTCACAATGA
- the LOC120060624 gene encoding N-alpha-acetyltransferase 10-like isoform X2, producing MNIRNARPEDLMNMQHCNLLCLPENYQMKYYFYHGLSWPQLSYIAEDENGKIVGYVLAKMEEDPDDVPHGHITSLAVKRSHRRLGLAQKLMDQASRAMIENFNAKYVSLHVRKSNRAALHLYSNTLKFQISEIEPKYYADGEDAYAMKRDLAHMADELRKPGMKALGQEAPTTTTTPGDQEKEGEGDSGGENKDLSEVSEATESTDVKDSSSDSQ from the exons ATGAATATTCGCAACGCAAGG CCAGAGGACCTTATGAACATGCAGCACTGCAACCTGCTGTGTCTCCCAGAGAACTACCAGATGAAATACTACTTCTACCACGGACTGTCCTGGCCGCAG CTCTCCTACATCGCAGAGGATGAGAATGGCAAAATAGTGGGATATGTTTTGGCCAAGAT GGAGGAGGATCCAGATGATGTCCCCCATGGTCACATCACATCCCTG GCTGTCAAGCGCTCTCACAGACGTTTGGGACTAGCTCAGAAGCTGATGGACCAAGCCAGTCGAGCTATGATTGAAAACTTCAACGCCAAATATGTCTCACTTCATGTCCGGAAAAG TAACCGAGCGGCCTTGCACCTGTACTCAAACACACTGAAATTCCA GATTAGTGAAATAGAGCCCAAGTACTATGCAGATGGGGAGGATGCCTATGCCATGAAGAGAGACCTAGCCCACATGGCTGATGAg TTGAGGAAGCCAGGAATGAAGGCCCTGGGTCAGGAGGCACCTACCACTACGACCACACCTGGTGaccaggagaaagagggagagggggacagcgGAGGAGAGAACAAAGACCTCAGTGAAGTTAGCGAGGCCACAGAGAGCACAGACGTCAAAGATTCATCCTCTGATTCACAATGA